The Primulina tabacum isolate GXHZ01 chromosome 16, ASM2559414v2, whole genome shotgun sequence genome window below encodes:
- the LOC142529455 gene encoding uncharacterized protein LOC142529455 has translation MNLCAVISEINLVGSNPREWWIDTGATRHVCSDKEMFATLEESMNGEKLFMGNSATSDIKGQGKVVLKMTSGKELTLNNVLYVSNIRKNLLSGSLLNKHGFRIVFESDKVILLKSGMFVGKGKKIKVLRSDCGGEYESPFAEFCDQHCIKHERTAPYSSQQNGIAERKNRTLKEMINALLLSSFLPQNMWGEAVITANYLLNKEEPSLSKRLYETIEKEQELDQDIEPRCSKRARIEKSFGPDFITFMMEREPQNFKEAISSSEGPLWKEAINSEMESILQNHTTLEGLVLSQSHYVDKILEKFNKDDTALARTPIDISQHLSKNRGESMSQLEYSRVIGSLVYLMSCTRPDIAYAMSKLSIFTSNSGVEHWKAIIILLRYLRFTRDHGLHYTRYPAVIEGYNDANWISDMKDSKSTSGFVFTLGGAAIAWKSSKQTAIARSTMEYEFIALDKCAEEAEWLRYLLEDVPGWEKPLPAICIHCDSQYVIGRAQNKMYNGKSRHICHRHNTIRQLLSTGVISVDYVKSKDNIADPLTKGLNRELVAKMSRGMGLKPIE, from the exons ATGAATCTATGTGCTGTAATCTCTGAAATTAATCTGGTGGGTTCAAACCCAAGGGAGTGGTGGATCGACACTGGTGCCACTCGCCATGTTTGCTCCGACAAGGAGATGTTTGCTACTCTTGAGGAATCTATGAATGGGGAAAAGCTATTCATGGGAAATTCCGCCACTTCTGATATCAAAGGTCAAGGAAAAGTTGTCCTAAAGATGACATCTGGAAAAGAACTGACTCTGAACAATGTGCTGTATGTATCGAACATCCGTAAGAACTTGCTGTCCGGGTCGCTTCTTAACAAGCATGGTTTCCGCATTGTCTTCGAGTCAGATAAGGTGATTTTGTTGAAAAGTGGAATGTTTGTTGGCAAAGG caagaaaattaagGTGCTAAGAAGTGATTGTGGAGGTGAATATGAAtcaccatttgctgagttttgtgATCAACACTGTATCAAACATGAAAGAACTGCACCTTATTCTTCTCAGCAAAATGGCATTGCAGAGAGAAAGAATCGCACATTAAAAGAAATGATAAATGCGTTGTTATTAAGTTCTTTTTTACCTCAGAACATGTGGGGGGAAGCTGTTATAACAGCAAATTACCTTTTAAATAAG GAAGAACCAAGTTTATCCAAAAGATTATATGAGACAATTGAAAAGGAACAAGAGCTTGATCAAGATATTGAACCTAGATGTAGCAAGAGAGCTAGGATTGAGAAATCCTTTGGTCCGgatttcatcactttcatgatGGAAAGGGAACCTCAAAACTTCAAGGAAGCAATCAGTTCATCTGAGGGACCTCTATGGAAAGAAGCTATCAATTCCGAAATGGAATCCATTTTACAAAACCATAC AACATTAGAAGGGCTAGTTCTAAGTCAGTCACATTATGTTGacaaaatacttgagaaattcaaTAAGGATGACACTGCATTGGCTAGAACCCCGATAGATATCAGTCAGcatctatcaaagaatcgagGTGAGAGTATGTCTCAATTAGAATATTCTCGAGTAATTGGAAGTCTGGTGTACTTAATGagttgtacaagaccagacatagctTATGCAATGAGCAAATTGAGTATATTCACGAGTAATTCAGGAGTTGAACATTGGAAAGCAATTATCATATTGCTAAGATACTTAAGGTTCACTCGTGATCATGGGCTGCACTATACAAGATATCCTGCTGTTATTGAAGGATACAATGATGCAAATTGgatatctgatatgaaagactcAAAATCTACAAGTGGATTTGTATTCACTTTAGGAGGTGCAGCAATTGCATGGAAATCTTCTAAACAAACTGCCATAGCCAGGTCCACAATGGAATATGAGTTTATAGCTCTTGACAAGTGTGCTGAAGAGGCTGAATGGTTGCGTTACTTATTAGAAGATGTTCCAGGATGGGAAAAACCATTGCCGGCTATATGCATACATTGTGATAGCCAATATGTGATTGGAAGGgcacaaaataaaatgtataatggtAAGTCTAGGCATATATGTCATAGACACAATACCATTAGACAACTACTCTCAACTGGAGTTATCTCTGTTGACTATGTAAAGTCAAAGGATAATATAGCAGATCCGCTAACCAAGGGATTAAACAGAGAGTTAGTTGCGAAAATGTCCAGGGGAATGGGACTCAAGCCTATAGAATAA
- the LOC142529458 gene encoding uncharacterized protein LOC142529458, with the protein MEGGGEIPVDEIPLARGRGRGRGRGRPRVRVVDDTFVEQAADQLEHLRMDELVSRFHSMHPPRFSGSEGAEKAELWISEIEELFDLIEYPPECRLRLAVHQLKDRAKMWWSTTLMTLDAQRIIPSWDIFKLKFKESYCPPSFYSSKASEFHNLKQGDMSVAEYADSFYAMLRYAPHVAASQVAVVESFIEGLNDHPHPFVSTGKPLNYLEPVEIAKRAEASLKRSGNRVPTQHHQSGRQQFNSSGSASLRPRGKQFKKPSSSSSSSGSSGNCGGYRYSGLYCDHLWGQAFRVCPSKTGKSAQTGSGAQSNRIPTASQSSHQPSRPSHQSRGQGGQQNQSSVHVFALTEDEAQADPGTVITGNCTLCGFIARVLFDTGASHSFVSHAFVVSHDLRTTSMNSNLSVVTPMGKMIITDNVVFNAVLFHDENVLYLNLIVLPMHDFDCIVGMDVLTANRATVDCYRGIVRFRPSFAPKWNFYGRGSQAKIPLVSAIEMNRLLDSGHEGFLGLCCGSIAR; encoded by the exons ATGGAGGGAGGTGGAGAAATTCCTGTTGATGAGATTCCTCTAGCtcgaggtcgtggtcgaggTCGTGGGCGTGGTAGACCTCGTGTCCGGGTTGTTGATGATACTTTTGTGGAGCAAGCTgctgatcagttagagcatcttAGGATGGATGAGTTAGTTTCGCGTTTTCATTCTATGCATCCTCCTCGATTCAGTGGTTCGGAGGGAGCTGAGAAAGCTGAGTTATGGATTTCTGAGATTGAGGAATTGttcgatttgattgagtatcCTCCAGAGTGTCGATTGAGATTAGCTGTGCATCAGTTGAAAGATCGTGCCAAAATGTGGTGGTCTACTACATTGATGACTTTAGATGCTCAGAGGATCATTCCATCATGGGATATATTCAAGCTGAAGTTTAAGGAGAGTTATTGTCCTCCATCATTCTACAGTTCTAAGGCTTCTGAGTTTCATAACCTGAAACAAGGCGATATGTCAGTTGCGGAGTATGCAGATTCTTTTTATGCTATGCTGAGAtatgctcctcatgttgctgcAAGTCAGGTTGCTGTTGTTGAgagttttattgaaggattgaaCGATCATCCGCACCCTTTTGTTTCTACCGGTAAGCCACTGAATTATCTTGAACCAGTGGAAATAGCAAAAAGGGCTGAAGCTAGTCTTAAAAGGAGTGGCAATCGAGTTCCTACCCAACATCATCAGTCGGGGAGGCAACAATTCAATTCATCTGGTTCTGCATCTCTTCGTCCACGTGGGAAGCAATTTAAGAAGCCCAGTTCTAGTTCTTCGAGTTCAGGGAGTTCAGGGAACTGTGGTGGATATCGTTACAGTGGACTTTATTGTGATCACCTGTGGGGGCAAGCATTCCG agtctgtcctaGTAAGACGGGGAAATCAGCCCAGACAGGTAGTGGAGCTCAAAGTAATAGAATTCCAACAGCGTCCCAGTCCTCCCATCAGCCTAGTCGCCCTTCGCATCAGAGCAGAGGGCAAGGTGGTCAACAAAATCAGTCATCTGTTCATGTATTTGCCTTGACTGAGGATGAGGCTCAGGCAGATCCAGGTACTGTCATTACCGGTAATTGTACTCTATGTGGTTTTATAGCACGAGTGTTATTTGATACTGGAGCATCTCATTCCTTTGTTTCTCATGCATTCGTTGTTTCGCATGATCTTCGCACCACTAGTATGAATTCCAATCTATCTGTTGTTACTCCGATGGGCAAAATGATTATCACTGATAATGTGGTGTTCAATGCGGTTTTGTTTCACGATGAAAATGTTCTATATCTGAATCTCATAGTCCTACCTATgcatgactttgattgtatcgtTGGTATGGATGTTTTGACTGCAAATCGTGCAACTGTTGACTGTTATCGAGGAATAGTTCGTTTCAGACCTAGCTTTGCTCCTAAATGGAATTTCTATGGTCGTGGTTCTCAAGCCAAGATTCCTCTAGTTTCTGCCATTGAAATGAATCGATTGTTAGATTCTGGTCATGAAGGTTTTCTAGGTTTATGCTGTGGATCTATCGCAAGATGA
- the LOC142529965 gene encoding putative WRKY transcription factor 40 isoform X2 codes for MEFTSLLNTSLDLNAKPLRILDDHPIPKQEVGRNLFELGRDLTLNDERDALIEELNRVTAENKRLTELLTIMCENCTELRNQLMEFTTKNSPADNNNDNNNNNNTAASKKRRAESSINNGGNNNIDGKYNTGASESSSSDEDSSKKRREEHLKPKISRTCVRTEVSDTSLIVKDGYQWRKYGQKVTRDNPSPRAYFKCSFAPTCPVKKKVQRSIEDQSIVVATYEGEHNHPQPSKPETNFGSNRGGVALGTAPSSSSSGPRITLDMTKSKPSHEETRNLRGKTDAPEVLQHYFVEHMASTLTKDPNFKAALAAAISGKFLRHDDKM; via the exons atggAGTTCACTAGTCTGTTGAATACTTCATTGGATCTTAATGCCAAACCCCTCCGAATTCTCGACGACCACCCGATACCG AAACAAGAGGTGGGGAGGAATTTGTTCGAGTTGGGAAGAGACTTGACACTGAATGATGAG AGAGATGCTTTGATAGAGGAGTTGAACAGAGTGACTGCTGAAAACAAGAGGCTCACAGAATTATTAACAATAATGTGTGAGAATTGCACTGAACTGAGGAACCAACTAATGGAATTCACGACCAAGAATTCTCCGGCGGATAACAATAACGataacaataacaacaacaatacAGCAGCATCGAAGAAGAGGAGAGCTGAAAGCAGCATCAACAATGGTGGGAACAACAATATCGACGGAAAATACAACACCGGCGCTTCTGAGAGCAGCTCTAGTGACGAAGATTCTTCCAAGAAGCGCAGAGAAGAACACCTCAAACCGAAGATTTCGCGTACTTGCGTTAGAACAGAAGTATCTGATACAAGCCTT ATAGTGAAGGATGGGTATCAATGGAGGAAATATGGGCAGAAGGTGACCAGGGATAACCCTTCTCCAAGAGCTTACTTCAAGTGTTCTTTTGCTCCTACTTGCCCTGTCAAAAAGAAG GTTCAAAGGAGCATAGAAGATCAATCAATAGTAGTAGCAACGTACGAAGGAGAGCACAACCATCCTCAACCTTCGAAACCCGAGACGAACTTTGGGTCGAATAGAGGCGGCGTGGCGCTTGGCACGGCGCCTAGCTCGAGTTCATCTGGTCCGAGGATCACTCTTGACATGACGAAATCGAAGCCGAGTCATGAAGAAACAAGAAA CTTAAGAGGCAAGACTGATGCGCCAGAAGTACTCCAACACTATTTCGTGGAACATATGGCTTCAACTTTGACAAAAGACCCCAATTTCAAAGCAGCCTTGGCCGCTGCCATCTCAGGAAAGTTTCTTCGACATGATGATAAGATGTGA
- the LOC142529965 gene encoding putative WRKY transcription factor 40 isoform X1 — protein sequence MEFTSLLNTSLDLNAKPLRILDDHPIPKQEVGRNLFELGRDLTLNDERDALIEELNRVTAENKRLTELLTIMCENCTELRNQLMEFTTKNSPADNNNDNNNNNNTAASKKRRAESSINNGGNNNIDGKYNTGASESSSSDEDSSKKRREEHLKPKISRTCVRTEVSDTSLIVKDGYQWRKYGQKVTRDNPSPRAYFKCSFAPTCPVKKKVQRSIEDQSIVVATYEGEHNHPQPSKPETNFGSNRGGVALGTAPSSSSSGPRITLDMTKSKPSHEETRNSWLNIDGLEMTLRNKKQETDGLEMALRGKTDAPEVLQHYFVEHMASTLTKDPNFKAALAAAISGKFLRHDDKM from the exons atggAGTTCACTAGTCTGTTGAATACTTCATTGGATCTTAATGCCAAACCCCTCCGAATTCTCGACGACCACCCGATACCG AAACAAGAGGTGGGGAGGAATTTGTTCGAGTTGGGAAGAGACTTGACACTGAATGATGAG AGAGATGCTTTGATAGAGGAGTTGAACAGAGTGACTGCTGAAAACAAGAGGCTCACAGAATTATTAACAATAATGTGTGAGAATTGCACTGAACTGAGGAACCAACTAATGGAATTCACGACCAAGAATTCTCCGGCGGATAACAATAACGataacaataacaacaacaatacAGCAGCATCGAAGAAGAGGAGAGCTGAAAGCAGCATCAACAATGGTGGGAACAACAATATCGACGGAAAATACAACACCGGCGCTTCTGAGAGCAGCTCTAGTGACGAAGATTCTTCCAAGAAGCGCAGAGAAGAACACCTCAAACCGAAGATTTCGCGTACTTGCGTTAGAACAGAAGTATCTGATACAAGCCTT ATAGTGAAGGATGGGTATCAATGGAGGAAATATGGGCAGAAGGTGACCAGGGATAACCCTTCTCCAAGAGCTTACTTCAAGTGTTCTTTTGCTCCTACTTGCCCTGTCAAAAAGAAG GTTCAAAGGAGCATAGAAGATCAATCAATAGTAGTAGCAACGTACGAAGGAGAGCACAACCATCCTCAACCTTCGAAACCCGAGACGAACTTTGGGTCGAATAGAGGCGGCGTGGCGCTTGGCACGGCGCCTAGCTCGAGTTCATCTGGTCCGAGGATCACTCTTGACATGACGAAATCGAAGCCGAGTCATGAAGAAACAAGAAACAGCTGGCTTAATATAGATGGGTTGGAGATGACCTTAAGAAACAAGAAACAAGAAACAGATGGGTTGGAGATGGCCTTAAGAGGCAAGACTGATGCGCCAGAAGTACTCCAACACTATTTCGTGGAACATATGGCTTCAACTTTGACAAAAGACCCCAATTTCAAAGCAGCCTTGGCCGCTGCCATCTCAGGAAAGTTTCTTCGACATGATGATAAGATGTGA